A genomic window from Streptomyces sp. WMMC940 includes:
- the pcrA gene encoding DNA helicase PcrA, which yields MSSLFDDSFLADLQRTPAPEDPPPPEDDEHPPADEVPHDLFEGRFDVPPSGDAHYRNGAPRPVIDPAALLDGLNEQQRAAVVHTGSPLLIVAGAGSGKTRVLTHRIAHLLATRDVHPGQILAITFTNKAAGEMKERVEQLVGPRAGAMWVSTFHSACVRILRRESKRLGFTSSFSIYDAADSKRLMALVCRDLDLDPKRYPPKSFSAKISNLKNELIDEETYADRAGGGTTQADGSGGGFEKTLAEAYRMYQARLREANALDFDDIIMTTVHLLQAFPDVAEHYRRRFRHVLVDEYQDTNHAQYTLVRELVGTGYDDLGPAELCVVGDADQSIYAFRGATIRNILQFEEDYPDATTILLEQNYRSSQTILSAANAVIERNESRRPKNLWTNAGAGAQITGYVADTEHDEAQFVADEIDRLTDAGEARAGDVAVFYRTNAQSRVFEEIFIRVGLPYKVVGGVRFYERKEVRDVLAYLRVLANPEDNVPLRRILNVPKRGIGERAEAMVDALALRERITFPQALRRVDEAYGMAARSANAVKRFNTLMEELRTIVDSGAGPAVVLEAVLERTGYLAELQASTDPQDETRIENLQELAAVALEFEQERGAEEGTGTLAEFLEQVALVADSDQIPDEDEEGSGVITLMTLHTAKGLEFPVVFLTGMEDGVFPHMRALGQTKELEEERRLAYVGITRARERLYLTRSSMRSAWGQPAYNPPSRFLEEIPDAHLQWKRTGPMAAPAGPTSGIASALSSSRSRSGPSGFATRRTTDKPVIALAVGDRVTHDQFGLGTVMAVTGSGADAQATIDFGDAKPKRLLLRYAPVEKL from the coding sequence ATGAGCAGCCTCTTTGACGACAGTTTCCTGGCGGACCTCCAGCGCACCCCGGCCCCGGAGGACCCCCCGCCACCGGAGGACGACGAGCACCCGCCCGCGGACGAGGTCCCGCACGACCTCTTCGAGGGCAGGTTCGACGTGCCTCCGTCCGGGGACGCCCACTACCGCAACGGCGCCCCGCGCCCCGTCATCGACCCGGCGGCCCTGCTCGACGGGCTGAACGAGCAGCAGCGCGCCGCCGTCGTCCACACGGGGTCGCCGCTGCTCATCGTCGCCGGCGCCGGCTCCGGCAAGACCCGGGTGCTGACCCACCGGATCGCCCATCTGCTGGCGACCCGTGACGTCCACCCCGGCCAGATACTGGCCATCACCTTCACCAACAAGGCCGCGGGGGAGATGAAGGAGCGCGTCGAGCAGCTCGTCGGCCCGCGCGCCGGAGCCATGTGGGTCTCCACCTTCCACAGCGCTTGCGTCCGCATACTGCGCCGGGAGAGCAAGAGGCTCGGCTTCACGTCGTCCTTCTCGATCTACGACGCCGCCGACTCCAAGCGGCTGATGGCACTGGTCTGCCGCGATCTGGACCTCGACCCGAAGCGGTACCCGCCGAAGTCGTTCAGCGCCAAGATCTCGAACCTGAAGAACGAGCTGATCGACGAGGAGACCTACGCCGACCGGGCAGGTGGGGGTACCACCCAGGCCGACGGCTCCGGGGGAGGTTTCGAGAAGACACTGGCCGAGGCGTACCGGATGTACCAGGCCCGCCTGCGCGAGGCCAACGCGCTGGACTTCGACGACATCATCATGACCACGGTCCATCTGCTCCAGGCGTTCCCGGACGTCGCCGAGCACTACCGGCGCCGGTTCCGTCATGTCCTGGTCGACGAGTACCAGGACACCAACCACGCCCAGTACACGCTCGTGCGCGAGCTGGTCGGCACGGGCTACGACGACCTCGGCCCCGCCGAGCTGTGCGTGGTGGGCGACGCCGACCAGTCGATCTACGCGTTCCGCGGCGCCACGATCCGCAACATCCTCCAGTTCGAGGAGGACTACCCGGACGCGACCACGATCCTGCTCGAGCAGAACTACCGGTCGTCCCAGACGATCCTCTCCGCGGCCAACGCCGTGATCGAGCGCAACGAGAGCCGCCGTCCCAAGAACCTGTGGACGAACGCGGGCGCCGGAGCGCAGATCACCGGCTACGTCGCGGACACCGAGCACGACGAGGCCCAGTTCGTCGCCGACGAGATCGACCGGCTGACGGACGCGGGCGAGGCCAGGGCCGGCGACGTGGCGGTCTTCTACCGGACCAACGCCCAGTCCCGTGTCTTCGAGGAGATCTTCATCCGCGTCGGCCTGCCGTACAAGGTCGTCGGCGGTGTGCGCTTCTACGAGCGCAAGGAGGTCCGGGACGTCCTGGCGTATCTCCGGGTCCTCGCCAACCCCGAGGACAATGTGCCGCTGCGGCGGATCCTGAACGTCCCGAAGCGAGGCATCGGCGAGCGCGCCGAGGCGATGGTCGACGCGCTCGCCCTGCGGGAGAGGATCACGTTCCCGCAGGCGCTGCGCCGCGTCGACGAGGCGTACGGCATGGCCGCCCGCTCAGCCAACGCCGTGAAGCGCTTCAACACGCTCATGGAGGAGCTGCGCACGATCGTCGACTCGGGTGCCGGCCCCGCGGTCGTGCTGGAGGCCGTGCTGGAGCGGACCGGCTATCTCGCCGAGCTGCAGGCGTCCACCGATCCCCAGGACGAGACCCGTATCGAGAACCTCCAGGAACTCGCGGCGGTGGCCCTGGAGTTCGAGCAGGAGCGCGGCGCCGAGGAGGGAACGGGCACGCTCGCCGAGTTCCTGGAGCAGGTCGCGCTCGTCGCCGACTCCGACCAGATCCCCGACGAGGACGAGGAGGGCAGCGGCGTCATCACGCTGATGACCCTGCACACGGCGAAGGGCCTGGAGTTTCCCGTCGTGTTCCTCACCGGCATGGAGGACGGCGTCTTCCCGCACATGCGGGCGCTCGGCCAGACCAAGGAGCTGGAGGAGGAGCGCCGTCTGGCGTACGTGGGGATCACCCGTGCCCGCGAGCGCCTCTACCTGACGCGTTCCTCGATGCGCAGCGCCTGGGGCCAGCCCGCCTACAACCCGCCCTCGCGCTTCCTCGAGGAGATCCCGGACGCGCACCTGCAGTGGAAGCGGACGGGCCCGATGGCGGCGCCCGCGGGGCCGACGTCCGGCATCGCCTCGGCGCTCTCGTCGTCCCGGTCCCGCTCCGGCCCCTCGGGCTTCGCCACGCGGCGGACGACGGACAAGCCCGTGATCGCCCTGGCAGTCGGGGACCGCGTCACCCACGACCAGTTCGGACTGGGGACGGTGATGGCGGTGACGGGCTCGGGCGCGGACGCCCAGGCGACGATCGACTTCGGCGACGCCAAGCCGAAGCGGCTGCTGCTGCGGTACGCGCCGGTGGAGAAGCTCTGA
- a CDS encoding C40 family peptidase has protein sequence MPALASHRKPRSRTRTNTPAVGITTAAIAGVSLLSAQNATADPKPSIEEVQKKVDDLYRQAGSSTQEYNKAKESAEQQRRKVDRALDEAAERTEALNESRRALGSYAAAQYRTGAVTPTAALLFADNPQSYADQTQLMDRLTEQQRGAIADYETHRAEAAKQRAQATRSLETLTDSQESLRARKQAVQRKLAEARELLSRLTAEERARLAELERKKEEEARRKAEARAEAEAEAERQLRERERQEREQTGTGTDTGSATGTASGTTGGTYAAKAEKVLSFARAQIGKPYVWGATGPSSYDCSGLTQAAWRAAGVDLPRTTWDQVKAGQSVATADLLPGDLVFFYDDISHVGVYIGDGKMIHAPKPGANVREESIYYMPIHGSIRPA, from the coding sequence ATGCCGGCCTTGGCGTCGCACCGCAAGCCGCGCAGCCGCACACGTACGAACACACCTGCCGTCGGGATCACGACGGCCGCCATAGCGGGGGTCTCGCTCCTCTCGGCCCAGAATGCGACAGCCGACCCGAAGCCCAGCATCGAGGAAGTCCAGAAGAAGGTGGACGACCTCTACCGCCAGGCGGGTTCGTCGACCCAGGAGTACAACAAGGCGAAGGAGTCCGCCGAGCAGCAGCGCCGCAAGGTGGACCGTGCGCTCGACGAGGCCGCCGAGCGCACGGAGGCGCTCAACGAGTCCCGGCGCGCCCTCGGCAGTTACGCGGCCGCCCAGTACCGCACCGGCGCCGTCACCCCGACCGCCGCACTGCTCTTCGCCGACAACCCGCAGTCCTACGCCGACCAGACACAACTGATGGACCGGCTGACCGAACAGCAGCGCGGCGCCATCGCCGACTACGAGACCCACCGGGCCGAGGCCGCGAAGCAGCGCGCGCAGGCCACCAGGAGCCTGGAGACGCTCACGGACTCGCAGGAGTCGCTGCGTGCCAGGAAGCAGGCCGTCCAGAGGAAGCTCGCCGAGGCGCGGGAACTGCTGTCGCGGCTGACCGCCGAGGAACGGGCGCGGCTCGCCGAGCTCGAGCGCAAGAAGGAGGAGGAGGCCCGCCGGAAGGCCGAGGCGAGGGCCGAGGCGGAAGCCGAGGCCGAGCGGCAGCTCCGGGAGCGTGAGCGGCAGGAGCGGGAACAGACCGGCACCGGCACGGACACCGGCTCGGCCACGGGGACGGCCTCCGGAACGACCGGCGGCACGTACGCGGCCAAGGCCGAGAAGGTGCTGTCCTTCGCACGCGCCCAAATCGGCAAGCCGTACGTCTGGGGCGCGACCGGCCCGAGCTCGTACGACTGCTCCGGGCTCACCCAGGCCGCCTGGCGCGCGGCGGGCGTCGACCTGCCCCGGACCACCTGGGACCAGGTGAAGGCCGGACAGAGCGTGGCGACGGCCGATCTGCTCCCGGGTGACCTGGTCTTCTTCTACGACGACATCAGCCACGTCGGTGTCTACATCGGCGACGGAAAGATGATCCACGCCCCCAAGCCGGGCGCGAACGTCCGCGAGGAGTCGATCTACTACATGCCGATCCACGGCAGCATCCGGCCCGCGTAG
- a CDS encoding C40 family peptidase, which translates to MAAHRKPRQRTHSGTAARLSATLALAGAATATAFEGAAHAEPVPTAEEVRAAADRLYQEAEAETEKYNGAKEKADTARREAGELRDEAARRMERLNASRDALGSFATAQYRAGGLDPALRLVLDSDPARYLAGAELTERVGDRQAAALAALQRQTRELEQVRAEAGERLAELEEQRARVAHHRAVVRKKLAAAEALLARLTAEQRAAHAGRDGTAAGRADRGTVRTGPAVAAPNPRAAQAVAYAYGALGKPYVWGATGPSAFDCSGLTQAAWRSAGVALPRTTYTQIDAGQRVPRSRLAPGDLVFFYSGISHVGLYIGGGRMIHAPRPGAPVRIAPIDQMPYAGATRIS; encoded by the coding sequence GTGGCAGCGCACCGCAAGCCCAGGCAGCGCACGCATTCCGGCACCGCCGCACGCCTCTCCGCCACTCTCGCGCTCGCCGGTGCGGCCACCGCCACCGCCTTCGAGGGCGCCGCGCACGCCGAGCCGGTGCCCACTGCGGAGGAGGTCCGGGCCGCGGCCGACCGGCTGTACCAGGAGGCGGAGGCCGAGACCGAGAAGTACAACGGGGCGAAGGAGAAGGCCGATACGGCGCGGAGGGAGGCCGGGGAGCTCCGCGACGAGGCCGCCCGACGCATGGAGCGCCTGAACGCCTCCCGCGACGCGCTGGGTTCCTTCGCGACGGCGCAGTACCGGGCGGGCGGCCTCGATCCCGCCCTGCGGCTCGTCCTCGACTCCGACCCGGCGCGGTACCTCGCGGGTGCCGAGCTGACCGAGCGGGTCGGTGACCGCCAGGCCGCGGCCCTCGCGGCGTTGCAACGGCAGACGAGGGAGCTCGAGCAGGTGCGCGCCGAGGCCGGTGAGCGGCTGGCCGAGCTCGAGGAGCAGCGGGCACGCGTGGCCCACCACCGCGCGGTGGTGCGGAAGAAGCTGGCCGCGGCCGAGGCCCTGCTGGCGCGGCTCACCGCCGAGCAGCGCGCCGCCCACGCCGGCCGGGACGGCACCGCCGCGGGCCGTGCGGACCGCGGCACGGTCCGCACCGGACCCGCTGTCGCCGCCCCCAACCCCCGTGCCGCACAGGCCGTCGCCTACGCCTACGGGGCGCTCGGCAAGCCCTACGTCTGGGGCGCGACGGGACCGTCCGCCTTCGACTGCTCGGGGCTGACCCAGGCCGCCTGGCGCTCCGCCGGGGTCGCGCTGCCGCGCACCACGTACACCCAGATCGACGCGGGGCAGCGGGTGCCGAGATCCCGGCTCGCGCCGGGGGACCTGGTGTTCTTCTACTCCGGCATCTCGCACGTGGGGCTCTACATCGGTGGGGGCCGGATGATCCACGCCCCTCGTCCGGGAGCGCCGGTACGGATCGCGCCCATCGACCAGATGCCCTATGCGGGAGCGACGCGGATCTCCTGA
- a CDS encoding alpha/beta hydrolase produces the protein MSLTGTSFFVTAIVLAAVAVLLPLVLWGRVRGPALVRGAVRLAMLGFAQATALVVVFVAVNNSNGLYGSWEDLLGTGDHVEAASDLGEDGLGGVRFADLPKSRVTFGRATDPLLGEGVQVTEFTGQVSGVRGEVYVWLPPQYDEPAYRNTKFPVVELLPGYPGSAKAWFATLEVQEQLRPLMESGGIAPFILVAPRTTLLGRVDTGCANIPGRINADSWLSVDVPRMVMDNFRAMQRSEGWAVAGYSAGGHCAAKLAVAHPDRYRAGVSLSGYNDPAAEKASLAGRDGELRRANDPLAILRSAATPPRTALFVSGARGDGFESGLALRSAALHPTTVEVVEIGGAHDTGEWRRQVPDVFFWLTRQVGYERGTTPSAAGRRRPVDGRQGSGGAGPLP, from the coding sequence ATGAGCTTGACCGGTACCTCCTTCTTCGTGACGGCGATCGTGCTGGCCGCGGTCGCGGTGCTGCTGCCGCTCGTCCTGTGGGGCAGGGTGCGCGGCCCGGCGCTGGTGCGGGGCGCCGTCCGGCTGGCGATGCTCGGCTTCGCGCAGGCGACCGCGCTGGTGGTCGTGTTCGTCGCCGTGAACAACAGCAACGGCCTCTACGGCAGTTGGGAGGACCTGCTCGGCACGGGCGACCACGTCGAGGCCGCGTCCGACCTCGGCGAGGACGGACTGGGCGGGGTGCGCTTCGCCGACCTCCCCAAGAGCAGGGTGACGTTCGGACGGGCGACCGATCCGCTCCTGGGCGAAGGCGTCCAGGTCACCGAATTCACGGGGCAGGTCTCGGGCGTCCGCGGCGAGGTCTACGTCTGGCTGCCCCCGCAGTACGACGAACCCGCCTACCGGAACACGAAGTTCCCGGTCGTCGAACTCCTCCCGGGGTACCCCGGGTCGGCGAAGGCGTGGTTCGCCACGCTCGAGGTGCAGGAGCAGCTGCGGCCGTTGATGGAGAGCGGCGGGATCGCCCCGTTCATCCTCGTCGCCCCGCGCACGACCCTGCTCGGCCGGGTCGACACGGGCTGCGCGAACATCCCGGGCCGGATCAACGCCGACAGCTGGCTGAGCGTCGACGTCCCGAGGATGGTGATGGACAACTTCCGTGCCATGCAACGTTCGGAGGGCTGGGCCGTGGCCGGCTACTCGGCGGGCGGGCACTGTGCGGCGAAGCTCGCCGTCGCCCATCCCGACCGCTACCGCGCCGGGGTGAGCCTGTCCGGCTACAACGACCCCGCAGCCGAGAAGGCCTCGCTCGCGGGCCGGGACGGGGAACTGCGCCGCGCCAACGACCCGCTCGCCATCCTGCGGTCCGCGGCGACGCCGCCGCGCACCGCCCTTTTCGTCTCCGGCGCACGCGGCGACGGCTTCGAGTCGGGCCTCGCACTGCGTTCCGCCGCCCTGCACCCGACGACGGTCGAGGTGGTCGAGATCGGCGGCGCGCACGACACGGGTGAGTGGCGGCGGCAGGTCCCCGACGTCTTCTTCTGGCTGACCCGCCAGGTCGGCTACGAGCGAGGAACGACGCCGTCGGCGGCCGGCCGCCGACGGCCGGTCGACGGCCGGCAGGGATCGGGCGGGGCGGGCCCCTTGCCATGA
- a CDS encoding LuxR C-terminal-related transcriptional regulator: MTEQTDAAEGTERRARVVLVDDHRMFRAGVQAEIGRTEETGVEVVGEAADVDQAVTVITATRPEVVLLDVHLPGGGGVEVLRRCAGLATAAERPVRFLALSVSDAAEDVIGVIRGGARGYVTKTITGADLVDSIFRVQEGDAVFSPRLAGFVLDAFASTDAPPVDEDLDRLTQREREVLRLIARGYAYKEIAKQLFISVKTVESHVSAVLRKLQLSNRHELTRWATARRLV, translated from the coding sequence ATGACCGAGCAGACCGACGCAGCCGAGGGGACGGAGCGCCGGGCACGGGTCGTGCTCGTCGACGACCACCGGATGTTCCGCGCGGGGGTGCAGGCCGAGATCGGCAGGACCGAGGAGACCGGCGTCGAGGTCGTCGGCGAGGCCGCCGACGTCGACCAGGCCGTCACCGTGATCACTGCCACCCGTCCCGAGGTGGTGCTCCTCGACGTGCATCTGCCCGGTGGCGGCGGCGTGGAGGTGCTGCGCCGCTGCGCGGGACTGGCGACGGCCGCCGAGCGCCCGGTCCGCTTCCTGGCACTGTCCGTGTCGGACGCCGCCGAGGACGTCATCGGGGTGATCCGCGGCGGCGCACGCGGCTATGTGACCAAGACGATCACCGGCGCCGATCTGGTCGACTCGATCTTCCGGGTCCAAGAGGGCGACGCGGTGTTCTCGCCGCGGCTGGCCGGATTCGTCCTCGACGCCTTCGCCTCCACGGACGCGCCCCCCGTGGACGAGGACCTGGACCGGCTCACCCAGCGCGAGCGCGAGGTGCTGCGGCTGATCGCCCGTGGCTACGCGTACAAGGAGATCGCCAAGCAGCTCTTCATCTCGGTGAAGACGGTGGAGTCGCATGTGTCGGCGGTGCTGAGGAAGCTGCAGCTGTCGAACCGGCACGAGCTGACGCGCTGGGCGACGGCACGCCGGCTGGTCTGA
- a CDS encoding ATP-binding protein yields the protein MPAATARPPETEEPAARRLYRSAEGRWLGGVARGLAGHLGLPVIWVRLVFLGLFMADGLGALLYAVFWIAVPLGVGGRSAEPKPVFETAPDGRRRLRKPDKGQLFALVALLIGAVVFVANIDLGGPANRYVWPVLLTGAGVVLVWRQADNARRAQWTGDDRRRRLLQLARGLAGVALVGMGLTVFVVVRGSAAQLGNVLTAALAVIVGVALLAGPWLVRMTQDLSEERLMRIRAQERAEVAAHVHDSVLHTLTLIQRNADDAGEVRRLARAQERELRNWLYRPEGTGKEEDEEPAMLADAVKRSAAEVEDKHGVPLEVVVVGDCPLDEKLTAQMQAAREAMVNAAKYGGEGGPVQVYAEVEGRTVFVSVRDRGPGFDPDAVPEDRMGVRESIVGRMQRNGGTARLRSVPGGGTEVELEMERADG from the coding sequence ATGCCCGCCGCCACCGCCCGTCCGCCCGAGACCGAAGAGCCCGCCGCCCGCAGGCTGTACCGCAGCGCGGAGGGCCGTTGGCTGGGCGGTGTGGCGCGCGGGCTGGCGGGGCACCTCGGACTGCCGGTGATCTGGGTCCGGCTCGTCTTCCTCGGGCTCTTCATGGCGGACGGCCTCGGCGCGCTGCTCTACGCGGTGTTCTGGATCGCCGTGCCGCTCGGTGTCGGGGGCAGATCGGCCGAGCCCAAGCCCGTCTTCGAGACGGCGCCCGACGGCAGACGGCGGCTGCGCAAGCCCGACAAGGGACAGCTGTTCGCGCTGGTCGCCCTGCTGATCGGCGCGGTCGTGTTCGTCGCCAACATCGACCTCGGCGGTCCGGCGAACCGTTACGTCTGGCCCGTGCTGCTGACGGGCGCCGGTGTCGTGCTGGTGTGGCGGCAGGCGGACAACGCCCGCCGGGCGCAGTGGACCGGCGACGACCGGCGCCGCAGACTGCTGCAACTGGCGCGCGGCCTGGCGGGCGTCGCGCTGGTCGGCATGGGACTCACCGTCTTCGTGGTCGTCCGGGGCTCCGCCGCCCAACTCGGCAACGTCCTGACCGCCGCCCTGGCCGTGATCGTCGGTGTGGCTCTGCTGGCCGGCCCGTGGCTGGTGCGGATGACCCAGGACCTCTCCGAGGAGCGCCTCATGCGCATCCGCGCCCAGGAGCGCGCCGAGGTCGCCGCCCACGTCCACGACTCCGTGCTGCACACCCTCACCCTGATCCAGCGGAACGCGGACGACGCGGGTGAGGTGCGCAGGCTCGCCCGCGCCCAGGAGCGCGAGCTGCGCAACTGGCTGTACCGGCCGGAGGGCACCGGCAAGGAGGAGGACGAGGAGCCCGCCATGCTCGCGGACGCGGTGAAGCGCTCCGCGGCGGAGGTCGAGGACAAGCACGGCGTCCCGCTGGAGGTCGTCGTCGTCGGTGACTGCCCGCTCGACGAGAAGCTGACGGCGCAGATGCAGGCCGCGCGCGAAGCGATGGTCAACGCCGCGAAGTACGGTGGCGAGGGAGGACCCGTACAGGTGTACGCGGAGGTGGAGGGCCGTACGGTGTTCGTCTCGGTGCGCGACCGGGGGCCGGGGTTCGACCCCGACGCCGTTCCGGAGGACCGCATGGGCGTACGAGAATCGATCGTCGGCCGTATGCAGCGCAACGGAGGCACGGCGCGCCTGCGGTCGGTGCCCGGCGGAGGCACCGAAGTGGAGCTGGAGATGGAGAGGGCGGACGGATGA
- a CDS encoding PspC domain-containing protein produces the protein MTQPTAPPAAPPEPRFPPALLRRTARHKVVGGVCGGLGRYCDVDPVVLRIAMGVLAVTGGIGLIFYGFAWLLIPLEGEEENEARRALSGRVDGAALVAVLLALLGCGLFLSMLGNDGTLAFSALLSLAVAGAAVWSRRRTTAAPHGGPLDAATAHAVAEAPPEAKAPPTPDGPSWWRDPIVKDGTTGPVATGYLWGPADAAPDAAALPRERRRATPSPRPRGPRGIAGIVFLLALVAGGLGTGLSWESQPLGTSLQTGLACALAVFGFGLVVGSLLGRIGGGTVLLTVVTAGLLVGASVLPEQISTRWTRTEWRPTTAAAVAPRYQLGSGTATLDLSRVAVPPEGTVSTAAELGAGRLTVVLPPDATVRIRARAGVGDVRLPGDPVNDVDVAPDRDRTGTLAPPAGAGPAGTLDLDLAVALGQVEVTRAAS, from the coding sequence ATGACTCAGCCGACCGCCCCGCCCGCCGCGCCGCCGGAGCCGCGGTTCCCGCCCGCGCTGCTGCGGCGGACCGCGCGGCACAAGGTCGTCGGCGGGGTCTGCGGGGGGCTCGGCCGGTACTGCGACGTCGACCCGGTGGTCCTCCGTATCGCCATGGGCGTGCTGGCGGTGACCGGCGGCATCGGTCTGATCTTCTACGGCTTCGCCTGGCTGCTGATCCCGCTGGAGGGCGAGGAGGAGAACGAGGCGCGGCGCGCCCTGTCCGGCCGCGTCGACGGGGCCGCCCTGGTCGCCGTACTGCTGGCGCTGCTCGGCTGCGGACTGTTCCTGTCGATGCTGGGCAACGACGGGACGCTCGCGTTCTCCGCGCTGCTGTCGCTCGCCGTCGCGGGCGCCGCCGTGTGGTCGCGGCGGCGCACCACCGCCGCCCCGCACGGCGGGCCGCTGGACGCGGCGACGGCGCACGCCGTGGCGGAGGCCCCGCCGGAGGCCAAGGCTCCCCCGACGCCCGACGGCCCGTCCTGGTGGCGCGACCCGATCGTCAAGGACGGCACCACGGGGCCGGTGGCGACCGGCTATCTGTGGGGGCCGGCCGACGCCGCGCCGGACGCCGCCGCGCTCCCCCGCGAGCGGCGCCGCGCCACTCCGTCGCCGCGCCCGCGCGGGCCCCGCGGCATCGCCGGAATCGTCTTCCTGCTCGCTCTGGTGGCGGGTGGTCTCGGCACGGGTCTGTCCTGGGAGTCGCAGCCGCTGGGCACCAGCCTGCAGACCGGGCTCGCCTGCGCCCTCGCCGTGTTCGGGTTCGGCCTGGTGGTCGGCAGCCTCCTCGGCCGGATCGGCGGTGGCACGGTCCTGCTGACCGTGGTCACGGCCGGGCTCCTGGTGGGTGCGTCCGTCCTGCCCGAGCAGATCAGCACCCGGTGGACGCGGACGGAATGGCGGCCCACGACGGCCGCCGCCGTGGCTCCGCGGTACCAGCTGGGCTCGGGCACGGCCACGCTCGACCTGAGCCGGGTGGCGGTGCCGCCGGAGGGGACGGTGAGCACCGCCGCGGAGCTCGGCGCGGGCCGGCTGACGGTCGTGCTGCCGCCGGACGCCACGGTGCGGATCCGGGCCCGCGCCGGCGTCGGTGACGTCCGGCTGCCCGGGGATCCCGTGAACGACGTGGACGTCGCCCCGGACCGGGACCGCACGGGTACGCTCGCTCCGCCCGCCGGTGCGGGGCCCGCGGGCACGCTCGACCTCGATCTGGCGGTCGCGCTCGGACAGGTGGAGGTCACCCGTGCTGCGTCATGA
- a CDS encoding recombinase family protein: protein MKPVRVLIALRISNETDASTSLERQLQDCTAYVNERQHLGWQVVGVARDAHISATKSHPFERPELGEWLNNRAPDFDLLLFWKMDRFVRKVVDMQDMIKWATAHGGKALVSVKEPVLDMVGPFRHVIIDLFAAIAETEAQNISMRVKSFQSYAKSKNVWAKGNPPYGYESFRDTDGAMRLRVRETQREVIREIYKRVVEDGDPYSTICDDFNARGVPSPAGERMSERRKKNGTTMPVWRSRTITNILRSETILGWKCEEVKIPGKKYGVSQAILTSEGKIRMADPILTDDEWAKLQDEMNRRPGAARRTTKNTTAYRGVVLCGGCGKNLYLFNPERQQGKPVYRCNKSASRDSCGKGYAFRAEKVEELVETMILGTIGDSPMHERHYVKGSNNSQRLREIEEYVTELQRSIRPGGKNSSGFAKKSTEEEIAALYEEHDSLAAEGDKPDRYEYRDTGETFRHMWERNKDNEAERTRHLLKAGITIRLHPLTKGVSNTTDFGAEVDLGNRSEPFTIH, encoded by the coding sequence ATGAAGCCTGTGCGGGTACTGATCGCCCTCAGGATCAGCAACGAGACCGACGCGTCCACCTCACTGGAGCGGCAACTCCAGGACTGCACGGCCTACGTGAACGAGAGGCAGCACCTCGGGTGGCAGGTAGTGGGCGTAGCCAGAGACGCTCACATCTCCGCCACCAAGTCACACCCCTTCGAGAGACCGGAACTCGGAGAGTGGCTGAACAACCGAGCCCCAGACTTCGACCTGTTGCTCTTCTGGAAAATGGACCGGTTCGTCCGCAAGGTCGTCGACATGCAGGACATGATCAAGTGGGCGACTGCACATGGCGGCAAGGCATTGGTTTCGGTCAAGGAACCCGTTCTCGACATGGTCGGCCCTTTCCGGCACGTCATCATCGACCTGTTCGCGGCCATCGCCGAGACCGAAGCGCAGAACATCTCCATGCGAGTCAAGTCGTTTCAGAGCTACGCCAAGTCGAAGAACGTCTGGGCTAAGGGAAACCCACCCTACGGCTACGAATCCTTCCGTGACACCGACGGCGCGATGAGGCTTCGGGTCCGGGAGACTCAAAGGGAAGTCATTCGGGAAATTTACAAGCGAGTAGTCGAAGACGGGGACCCTTACTCGACAATCTGTGACGACTTCAACGCCAGAGGGGTTCCCTCCCCTGCGGGCGAGAGGATGTCGGAGCGTCGAAAGAAAAACGGCACAACCATGCCTGTATGGCGGAGCCGTACCATCACGAACATCCTGAGGTCGGAAACCATCCTCGGCTGGAAGTGCGAAGAGGTGAAGATCCCCGGAAAGAAATACGGAGTATCGCAAGCTATTCTCACTTCTGAAGGAAAGATCCGGATGGCAGACCCCATTCTCACGGACGATGAATGGGCGAAGCTCCAGGACGAGATGAACAGGCGCCCCGGCGCCGCCCGTCGCACCACAAAGAACACGACCGCCTATCGCGGAGTTGTGCTCTGTGGCGGGTGCGGCAAGAACCTGTACCTCTTCAACCCGGAGAGGCAGCAAGGCAAGCCGGTGTACCGGTGCAATAAGTCGGCAAGTCGGGATTCATGTGGCAAGGGGTACGCCTTCCGGGCCGAGAAGGTGGAGGAACTTGTCGAGACGATGATCCTCGGAACCATCGGAGACTCCCCGATGCATGAGCGCCACTACGTCAAGGGGTCGAACAACTCTCAGAGGCTGCGGGAGATCGAAGAGTATGTAACGGAACTCCAGAGGTCCATCCGCCCTGGCGGAAAGAACTCATCGGGATTCGCCAAGAAGTCGACGGAAGAAGAGATTGCTGCTCTCTACGAGGAACACGATTCCCTGGCGGCCGAAGGAGACAAGCCGGACAGGTACGAGTACCGGGACACCGGGGAGACCTTCCGTCACATGTGGGAGAGGAACAAGGACAACGAAGCCGAGAGGACGCGTCACCTGCTGAAGGCAGGGATCACCATCCGGCTGCATCCACTCACCAAGGGAGTCTCCAACACCACTGACTTCGGTGCAGAGGTGGACCTGGGGAACCGAAGTGAGCCATTCACTATTCACTGA